The Cherax quadricarinatus isolate ZL_2023a chromosome 35, ASM3850222v1, whole genome shotgun sequence genomic sequence gatttcttgcaacatcaatcatttatggaaatctgtcctataagccacttgtgaggctgaggtaccgacctcagagctcggtgtcaacagagcttgccagggtagacaactcacatggaggcagtccagacaaattttcacaggtGGCATCCTGgaagacaagattgaggaccccaatggaaataagacagacagtcctggatgacgcactgattttcttgagttatcctgagtggctaaccctgcgTGGTTagaaatctgaacgaaatcttatcttatcttcctcATGTTTTCCGCTCTGCGGATAATTCTTTAACGGTTTTAGTGAGAAGCCGGTTACTGAACTTAGGTTCTGAGTGTGGGAGTCTCACTTGGGCTTGGCAAGATGGTCCACCTGATCTAATTGGAAACTTCTAGTTCCTGTTCATATTTACAAAGTAACTCTAATTTCTTTATCTTTCATCGTCCAGCTTTATCTTTCATCGTCCAGCTTTAGACAACAAATCTTCCCCATACATCGGGAAGTCGGGCTCGATACGGCATAAGCTGTCAGTGGACCTGATAAACAAaacaaagaaaagaaagaaagaagaaacttCTTATCTAAGGAAATAAGGAAACTTGTGAAGAAGGAAAAAGACGTAAACACTGGCTGGTCTGTACGTCTCTTCCCGTCCAGACAGTTGTGAGTCACACTCTGGTCTCTCAGCTGTTTGAAGTGTGATGTTGGGAAGTGTGTGGAGGTAATAATACTCTACTCGCCTAGGTATGgttgacccctcaagggaggttccttgacgctggtgaggggctcttgatctagggaattggatctgtgctccagttccctgaattgagcctgaatgccttccatcccccccacatgcactgtataatcctacgggtttagtgctcccccataattataataataataggtatagttgcaggggtcgagttacagctcctggccccgcctcagtGTTTACTAATGTGGTTAAGCAATTACGAGTGATAAAGTATTGATAATGAATTACTTAGGCTTTATTATTAAGTTAAGTCAAGGACTCCATTTGAATGgcgtcactttgacttttttgggttatcctgggtgatttACACTTACATTGCTATAATAATTGTACtaatatgtacctgtacctaaataaacttacttcattGTACATGATATATTGTTTTGTGCCTAAAACATTTACATGCTCTCAGAACCATTGTATGAAGTGATACTtagtaaaatattgaatatttttTCACTTTTGACTTAAGTTTATCTTAagtcaggtgctgtatgacacctacaggtttagcgcttccctatatatgtaataataactTACTATGGTAATATTTAACCTTGACATGGGTATAAGGAATCACTTAGGTCAGGATGAACTGCAAAAATTagaaatactgtactaaagactGTCAAATGGTATGTCAAATGGTATGTCTACACACTTGCAGCAAACAAATTGTGTCAACATTATCCTACTGTAAATTTTGAAATAGTTGGAGTTGAAATCAATATTGAACCTGGGAAAGTGAGTAGAATCATGCAGTAAAGATGGACATTTTTCTTAATcccacctgtcactgtgttgacattTATAGACAAAAGCCCTTCAAGGTAGGTGACtcaatgctggtgaagggttcatgAGTCATAGAACTAAAGCTTTGCTCCTCTTCCCTGAATTCAACCTGATTAcaatggaacctcagttttcgtgattaatccgttggAAAAAGTCTGATGAAAACCAAATCGTATGAAAACTGAagaatatttcccataggaaataatgtaaatccaattaattcgttttATAGAGAATAtccatagttttacatacagaaaacaatgagaaataaatataaatgattaatgaaatggataaatgaacatttaacatcacttttgcCTTTAATATAATATACACTATATAATATacactatataatatatacactaTTTCTTATTACACTTTAATATAATATAATCGTGTCAAACACttttgcctttattgaagacttgttagcatatggaagatggtgaggaggggagagggaggaagagaggttattgtttggaaggggaattccccttCATAAGGAATTcgggtatcaaggccctatccggggctacttcccttctttttcttttactgtcactaggaccagcttgagagtcactggacccctgtcgcacaaaaaatatGTCctgagaggtctgtttctgacgTCTCTACAATttacctaaaatgggacaaggcactgTCATTGAACAtgcagacacggcttgcaacaactttgttagggtgatatttctccacaaaactttgcaactcattccacaccAACagcaacttctcaacatcttcgatcgtttgtgatctctgtttcattagcatatttaccccttttgcaacatcagcttccttgactttttttcttcttcgccaggatggaactgatcatTGATGTGGACTccctgtacatcctggcaagatcGGCCACACTTACGCCGCTTTCGTACTttgctacaagttctttcttgaattctatcgtgtttctcaccttctttatcaaaggactggcactcagaactttctttcgccccatggtggcttatttagcagtcgcactcagtaaacaagcacaaaaaagaatggattattatgaaatgtttcggatgaacacACAGGGTGATGCTTACTCAACgagaaacaaaggcagactgagtcacaaacgaatgggatgctttgtgtgggtgctCAGTTCCAGGAAAGGAGTGGCCGAGCCATACGGGCAGGCAGATGAGTTTGGTATGGACCATTTTCAACTGTACGAAAACTCAGTGGATGTACGAAAACTGGaacaaaattttgacgaaaaaagtcatCAAAAACCGAATCATACGAAAACTAGGGCATATGAAAACCGAGGTTTGACTGTACGTACTTATCATATACTCATTCCATACATTCTTTGACTTCTGCATAGtttccttgtgaatatactaataataattctaGGCACTACACTGTTATAGTAAACCTGATTAACCCCCATCCTtttccattcctcaggtgctatATGACTTATGGGTTTAGTAATCCTTCATTAATATAATAACTTTTTTATGCTTACATAAACCAGAGCAGCAAATGTAGGGAGATTTGCATATATAAGTCACACTGCTCAAGATGAAATGCTGTATTTTGGTAAGTTCTCTTATACCTGCTGCCAACATGAAGTTCCTTGTTATATTTTAAGTGAATAATGCTTTGGTAACTTTTCAGATGCCGTTCCAACAGGCAGGAGCTGCAGAGGTTCTCAGAGCATCCCAGAAGGATGAGAGTTTTGTCGACTATCTGAAGAACTGTGTTTCTGAGATTGTACAGAGGTCAGCTGGTAAGTGCAAATAATGTATAGCTAAGACACTGTATTTGAAAATACATTACCAGGATTGTATATTTGTATGCTTTTCAATAAAGGCTTCATTAAACTGTAAAACTCATATAGTTGTCTACAGTACTGTAAATGTACATCCATTCTGTAAGTGATTTCTACTTTCATATGAAACTTATTGTCTTATTGtcttattgtaggtagtaggttggtagacagcaaccacccagggaggtactaccatcctgccaagtgagtgtaaaatgaaagcctgtaattgttttacatgatggtaggattgctggtgtcttttgtctgtctcataaatatgcaagattacaggtacgtcttgctacttctacttacacttacgtcacactacacatacatgtacacgtttatttatacacactcatctgagttttctttgattttatcttaatagttcttggtcttattacttttccttttatatccatggggaagtggaataagaatctttcctccgtaagccatgcgtgttgtaaaaataagtcaactaaaatgccgggaacaatgggctagtaaccccttttcctgtaaagattattaaaaagaataagaagaagaaaattgtcaaagtgggaagtctgaatgtgcgtggatgttgtgcaaatgataagaaagagatgattgtggatgttatgaatgagaagaaactggatgtcctggctttaagtgaaacaaagctgaagggggtgggagagtttcaatggagaggaataaatgggattaggtcaggggtttcaaatagagttagagctaaagaaggagtagcaataatgttgaaggataagctatgacaggaaaagagggactacaaatgcataagttcaaggattatgtggagtaaaataaagattggatgtgaaaagtgggttatagtaagcgtgtatgcacctggagaagagagaagtgtagcggagagagagagattctgggaagtgttgagtgaatgtgtggggagttttgaatcaagtgtgagagtaatggtggttggggatttcaatgctaaagtgggtaaaaatgttatggagggagtagtaggtaaatttggggtgccaggggtaaatgtaaatggggagcctttaattgagctatgtgtagaaagaaatttggtaataagtaatacatattttatgaaaaagaggataaataaatatacaaggtatgatgtagcacgtaatgaaagtagtttgttagattatgtattggtggataaaaggttgatgggtaggctccaggatgtacatgtttatagaggggcaactgatatatcagatcattatttagttgtagctacagttagagtaagaggtagatgggaaaagagaaaggtggcaacaacaagtaagagggaggtgaaagtgtataaactaagggaggaggaagttcaggcgagatataagcaactattggcagaaaggtgggctagtgcaaagatgagtagtgggggggttgaagagggttggaatagttttaaaaatgcagtattagaatgtggggcagaagtttgtggttataggagggtgggggcaggaggaaagaggagtgattggtggaatgatgaagtaaagggtgtgataaaagagaaaaaggtagcttacgagaggtttttacaaagcagaagtgttttaagaagagcagagtatatggagagtaaaagaaaggtgaagagaatggtgagagagtgcaaaaggagagtagatgaaagagtgggagaggcactgtcaagaaattttaatgaaaataagaaaaaattttggagtgagttaaacaagttaagaaagcctagggaaagtatggatttgtctgttaaaaacagagtaggggagttagtagatggggagagggaggtattaggtagatggcgagaatattttgaggaacttttaaatgttgagtaagaaagggaggcggtaatttcatgcactggccagggaggtataccatcttttaggagtgaagaagagcagaatgtaagtgtggtggaggtacgtgaggcattacgtagaatgaaagggggtaaagcagctggaactgatgggatcatgacagaaatgttaaaagcagggggggatatagtgttggagtggttggtacttttgtttaataaatgtatgaaagaggggaaggtacctagggattggcggagagcatgtatagtccctttatataaagggaaaggggacaaaagagattgtaaaaattatagaggaataagtttactgagtataccaggaaaagtatacggtagggttataattgaaagaattagaggtaagacagaatgtagaattgcggatgagcaaggaggcttcagagtgggtaggggatgtgtagatcaagtgtttacattgaagcatatatgtgaacagtatttagataaaggtagggaagtttttattgcatttatggatttagaaaaggcatatgatagagtggatagaggagcaaagtggcagatgttgcaagtttatggaataggtggtaagttactaaatgctgtaaagagcttttatgaggatagtgaggctcaggttagggtgtgtagaagagagggagaatacttcccggtaaaagtaggtcttagacagggatgtgtaatgtcaccatggttgtttaatatatttatagatggggctgtaaaagaagtaaatgctagggtgttcgggagaggggtgggattaaattatggggaatcaaattcaaaatgggaattgacacagttactttttgctgatgatactgtgcttatgggagattctaaagaaaaattgcaaaggttagtggatgagtttgagaatgtgtgaaagtgaacatagaaaagagtaaggtgatgagggtatcaaatgatttagataaagaaaaattggatatcaaattggggaggaggagtatggaagaagtgaatgttttcagatacttgggagttgacgtgtcggcggatggatttatgaaggatgaggttaatcatagaattgatgagggaaaaaaggtgagtggtgcgttgaggtatatgtggagtcaaaaaacgttatctatggaggcaaagaagggaatgtatgaaagtatagtagtaccaacactcttatatggatgtgaagcttgggtggtaaatgcagcagcgaggagacggttggaggcagtggagatgtcctgtctaagggcaatgtgtggtgtaaatattatgcagaaaattcggagtgtggaaattaggagaaggtgtggagttaataaaagcattagtcagagggcagaagaggggttgttgaggtggtttggtcatttagagagaatggatcaaagtagaatgacatggaaagcatataaatctataggggaaggaaagaggggtaggggtcttcctcgaaagggttggaaagagggggtaaaggaggttttgtgggcgaggggcttggacttccagcaagcgtgcatgagcgtgttagataggagtgaatggagacgaatgatacttgggacctgacgatctgttggagtgtgagcagggtaatatttagtgaagggattcagggaaaccggttattttcatatagtcggacttgagtcctggaaatgggaagtacaatgcctgcactttaaaggagtggtttgggatattggcagtttggagggatatgttgtgtatctttatacgtatatgcttctaaactgttgtattctgagcacctctgcaaaagcagtgataatgtgtgagtgtggtgaaagtgttgaatgatgatgaaagtattttctttttggggattttctttcttttttgggtcaccctgcctcggtgggagacgaccgacttgttgaaaaaaaaaaaaatgtattcagcttatatttttattttttaagtttGGCTTTAGATTTGCTTGTAATGAGTGCGTAATGTTTAACTAGGCTCCAGGAGTAATTCAGTCATGCAGTAATTCAGAGAATTACTGCAACACCACCTGATTATTTTCAGTATCTATATACATACTACAGTATCTAGAATACTTATTGCTTTTGTAACATTTATACTGAGATTTTGTAAAGATCAGAGAGCCTGAATTTTATGATTATCTTTTCATCTTATATTAACAGGTACAAGAGTGTGGCTGGATATCCATAAATATGCTGAGTGTCTTTGTGAGTTTGCATATTACAGCTTAACTACATTATGTCTGCGTCAAACTCTAGGAGAGGAATATACAGGAATACTACAGGTTAACCGCACGAGGAAAAGCTTGCCTAATACACTTGTAAGTAAAAGTAAATGTAACACTTACAATCTACCAATTGCTAAGGGTTGAAAGGAGATTTCGAGAGGTAGGGACTCGGGCATTATGCAAGTACATATGTATCCCTTCCAGGGATGGTATACCATTATGAAGTCACAACTTGATCGTTTTCCAGGGGAATCTAAATGTCTAAAGCATTCATTCCAAACTGTGGATCATTTATGAATACTGTGCTTGAGAAATATATTTATATAGTGATAAGAAaactcttctcttttttagtaaatgtctacaggagaaggggttactagcccattgctaggggtgttaatgttgcagtttaaaaactgtagtgtaaagcacccttctggcaagacagtgatggagtgaatgatggtgaaagtttttctttttcgggccaccctgccttggtgggaatcggccagtgtgataataaaaaaaaataaaagaaaactctGAGTGAGTACTTCCTCGTGGAATTAAACATTAGGTGATGCCAAAACTAAAGTGGAGGGATGAAAATTTTTCTGCTTTGTTTATCTGTAATCTTTAACACTTTTGTAGTAAATTGCCCATCTATTTCTTATTACactatacatattatattttcaTAATTTTTAGGCTATCTGTTTCTATATAAATGCATAATTGAGAATTTATTGTAAAAGATGTTATGGAATATACACGAAAAGCTGCACGAGGCACCTTGTTTTGCATAGACAGTGAATTGTTTATATGGCATTACCAttatgagtatacagtggacccccggtttacgatattatttcattccagaagtatgttcaggtgccagtactgaccgaatttgttcccataaggaatattgtgaattagattagtccatttcagacccccaaacatacacatacaaacgcacttacataaatacacttacataattggtcgcattgggagctgatcgcaaaccgggggtccactgtatatacttctgtacataggtagtaggtaggtagacagcaaccgcccagggaggtactaccgtcctgccaagtgagtgtaaaacgaaagcctgtaattgttttacatgatggtaggattgctggtgtccttttttctgtctcatgaacatgcaagttttcaggtatgtcttgctacttgtacttacacttaggtcacactacacatgcatgtacaagcacatatatacacacccctctgggttttcttctattttctttctagttcttattcttgcttatttcctcctatctccatggggaagtggaacagaattcttcctccgtaagccatgcatgttgtaagaggcggctaaaatgccgggagcaagggactagtaacctcttctcctgtatatattactaaatgtaaaaggagaaactttcgtttttccttgtgggccacccctcctcggtgggatacggccggtgtgttgaaagaaagatacttCTGTACCTGATAATCAAGTGATGTGCAATTTTCAGGAGAGGGTAACTATGGTAATGCTGAAATGTTTCGGTCCAGAAGTTATACACAAAGCATTGTGCAAGTTAGAAAATTCAGCCAGATCAGGAAAGCTGTCTTCATATCTCCGACCAGAGCTGAAGAATCTTGTTTTACAACACATGCCAACTCTAAGATACTCGATCACCTTGCTGCATCGTATTCATCTGGCAACTTTTTATTTTTCTGGAGCATTTTATCATTTATCTAAAAGACTTACAGGAATCAAATATGTAAGTATGTATATAGCAAAAGATTCTTCTGCATGTTATGTGCTTCTTGTAAATATTCTGTAGATATtaattctgttatttatacttctgcaTGGTGTGTGCTTCTTGTAAATATTCTGTAGATATtaattctgttatttatacttaaaatttttatataaatatagatGGAAAAGGCTGCACAGGACTAATAATCTAATAATCTTTAATAATCATAGTGTTTTGCAGGCTTTTGTGGTCCCCATGATCACAAGTTGTACTTCTTTTTACATGACCTTTAGACTTTTCATCATGCAGTACTTACTAGTAACCACTTGGGAACATCCCCTTCTTCACCACCCTAGCAAACTAGCTTTTGGCAGCAATAATTCTATTTTACTACCCATTCTTCTTATTTCCCATAAACATTTTTCACAAAATATTAATCACTGAGATCAGGTATCTCTAGGTATATTATTGTTAAATTTATCAACTTAAATATTATCTTATACTGTTCTAACCTTTCTCTTCATAATAGTGGccatttaaataaataaaataagaaaTGATTCTTCTGAGGGCATACATTTTACAGGGTGGGGGATTACAGTATTTGTATTTGTAAATGCCTTGTGCTTGAACTTTCTATGAGAGGGCAGCCACAGCTGTGAAAACTCATTAAGTGCTGCCCTTCTATATTTGCTGTACATGGAGACTCATGCAGAAGCTTTTTTTCTGCTTACCTGAGATTTAAGATTACTCCCTGGAAGTATATACCAGTCACATTGAAGAGGGTCTGGGAGCAgtgaaaagacaaaaaaaaaattgtatatccTTTGTTGCCTGTTTTATCCTAGCCAAATATGACCCACTGATTAATTTGACAGGACCAACTTAATCTTCCGTTTACCTCTATCCACTCGCCAAAGAAATGCATTGCACACTTAAGAGATTGTAAACAAAAATGTGGGTCTCTATGCACAGCAAACATATGGAAGTAGTTCTTAGTCACTGTGGAAACCAGTGCAGCCTAAAACATCAACTAAGACTGTAATTTCCCCAGTGTGAAAAATGTTGTACCCTTATGGAGGTATAACATGGTAAACATTTTAATATTGTATAAATCTTTTTGAGATTCTggagagaagttgcaaagatAAATGGATGAATTTAGGAAGgtttgtaaaagaaggaaatttaaGTAAACAGAAAAAGagcagtgatgagagtaacaaacaATCTAAgcaatgaaagattgaatattagTTTGGAGGGGAGGAGAATACAGGAAGTGAATATAATCagaggtatttgggagtggatgtgtcagcagatgggtctgtgaaagacaaGGTGGATCATAGAATAGATGAGGAGAAAAAGGTAGGCACTTTGTTTCTGTGGAAAGAAAGCCACTTACTTTTGAAGACAAAAGGGAAaagtaccagagtatagtggtccCAACACTTTTATGTAAGTGAGGCATGGGCTTTAAACATTACAGCGAGGATGAGGCTGTGAAGATGTCATGTTTGTGAGCAGTGTGTGgcatgaatattatgcagaaaatctgAAGCATAGTAATTAAAAGATGGTCTGGGATTAACACTAAAGGTATagtaattcagagggctgaggaggggtttagGCATATAGAGAGTAAggagcagaataggatgaccAAGTGGGTTTATAAATGTGGGGTGgaatgaaggaggggtaggggttgtcctaggatgGGTTGGAGTGGGGGGTCCCTCAAGTATCCAGCAAGCTTGTGTGAGTGAGTTAGATTGGAATAAAGACAATTTTTTATGGCTAAAgtcatgttggagtgtgagcaagttaaCTCAAGAAGGCAGGTAGGGAAAAAGGTTAGTAGGACATGAGtcttggaggtgtgaagtacaatgcctgcactctgaatgagaaACGGGGATATTGAAGTTTAGAGGGGCATTTGAATTGCGATGTCTGTGCACTTCTAGCAAGACATTGAATGATTTGTAGTGATTGTGTTTCCTTTTTATGGGTCACTCTATCTTAGGGAAAGATAGCCAGTAtgttaaaaaatattaatatctGCACTGGATACATTCATTTAATTCATCTTCAATGTTTGATTCATACAGGAAATCCAGGAACCATAAATTTATGACTTTTATGTACCATATTTGATTTGCTGCCTTACAAAAAAAGTACTCATCATGTTTTTTCACAGagataaaaaatttatttttcaatTAGTATAAGTTAACATTAATTTttcaaaataaaaaattatatgaaTTTGGTCAAACTTTGATTTTTTCCTGATATTTATTAGTTACAATCAGACTCAATAATAcaagaaattaaataaaaatatatattagcagtttggagggatatgttgtgtatctttatacgtatatgcttctaaactgttgtattctgagcacctctgcaaaaacagtgattatgtgtgagtgtggtg encodes the following:
- the LOC128695141 gene encoding peroxisome biogenesis factor 10 isoform X3; amino-acid sequence: MPFQQAGAAEVLRASQKDESFVDYLKNCVSEIVQRSAGTRVWLDIHKYAECLCEFAYYSLTTLCLRQTLGEEYTGILQVNRTRKSLPNTLERVTMVMLKCFGPEVIHKALCKLENSARSGKLSSYLRPELKNLVLQHMPTLRYSITLLHRIHLATFYFSGAFYHLSKRLTGIKYVLVREWFGDNSATRSFQILGMVLLTHIILTTVSAIYTQLFFKPPPESTQPLTRFPSGFSYG
- the LOC128695141 gene encoding peroxisome biogenesis factor 10 isoform X4 yields the protein MPFQQAGAAEVLRASQKDESFVDYLKNCVSEIVQRSAGTRVWLDIHKYAECLCEFAYYSLTTLCLRQTLGEEYTGILQVNRTRKSLPNTLERVTMVMLKCFGPEVIHKALCKLENSARSGKLSSYLRPELKNLVLQHMPTLRYSITLLHRIHLATFYFSGAFYHLSKRLTGIKYVLVREWFGDNSATRSFQILGMVLLTHIILTTVSAIYTQLFFKPPPESTQPLTRMKLCR
- the LOC128695141 gene encoding peroxisome biogenesis factor 10 isoform X1, encoding MPFQQAGAAEVLRASQKDESFVDYLKNCVSEIVQRSAGTRVWLDIHKYAECLCEFAYYSLTTLCLRQTLGEEYTGILQVNRTRKSLPNTLERVTMVMLKCFGPEVIHKALCKLENSARSGKLSSYLRPELKNLVLQHMPTLRYSITLLHRIHLATFYFSGAFYHLSKRLTGIKYVLVREWFGDNSATRSFQILGMVLLTHIILTTVSAIYTQLFFKPPPESTQPLTKDGGLSCLLLVMSLMVVVVEVDTWNDVLAKMLETCLAMELLGRTMYLFSAVSSLGVLKMFNARRLQSLMK
- the LOC128695141 gene encoding peroxisome biogenesis factor 10 isoform X2 — translated: MPFQQAGAAEVLRASQKDESFVDYLKNCVSEIVQRSAGTRVWLDIHKYAECLCEFAYYSLTTLCLRQTLGEEYTGILQVNRTRKSLPNTLERVTMVMLKCFGPEVIHKALCKLENSARSGKLSSYLRPELKNLVLQHMPTLRYSITLLHRIHLATFYFSGAFYHLSKRLTGIKYVLVREWFGDNSATRSFQILGMVLLTHIILTTVSAIYTQLFFKPPPESTQPLTKCYVESKKQCSLCLDERKHSSVMPCGHLFCWQCIQECLQTSQQCPLCRHPATPAQVVPLLNYD